The following are encoded together in the Candidatus Flexicrinis proximus genome:
- a CDS encoding DNA-3-methyladenine glycosylase I, with translation MILSKDFSIWQISVYPQLAQDSRIPAAAPEAEAMSKDLNKRGFTFVEPAICCAMMQSCGMVIDLLASCWKRVDN, from the coding sequence ATTATTTTATCGAAGGATTTTTCGATTTGGCAAATTTCGGTCTATCCGCAACTGGCGCAGGATTCGCGAATCCCGGCGGCGGCGCCAGAGGCCGAGGCCATGAGCAAAGACCTGAATAAGCGCGGATTTACCTTTGTCGAGCCCGCCATCTGCTGCGCTATGATGCAGTCGTGCGGAATGGTTATTGATCTCTTGGCGTCTTGCTGGAAACGGGTGGATAATTAG
- a CDS encoding aldo/keto reductase, which translates to MRTKQLGKSDLQITPVGFGAWAIGGSDWAYTWGPQDDKESIEAIHRALDHGVNWIDTAPIYGLGHSEEVVAQALKTSTHKPYVFTKCGRLWDEQGQISSVIKAESIRREIEGSLKRLGVECIDLYQMHWPNPDPDIEEGWSTLSALKAEGKIRWAGVSNFNAAQLERASRIAPVISLQPPYSLIRRGVEDSILPYCLDHQIGVIVYSPMQAGLLSGAMSHERIEKMDANDWRRKNPEFQEPHFSRNLGYAALLTKIGLRYGVAAGVVAIAWTLHHPAVTGAIVGSRSAAQVDGIVPAALDFQLSPADYAEINAYATAHP; encoded by the coding sequence ATGCGTACCAAACAGCTCGGAAAATCGGATCTGCAGATCACGCCAGTGGGATTCGGGGCATGGGCCATCGGCGGCAGCGATTGGGCCTATACCTGGGGGCCGCAGGACGACAAGGAGTCGATCGAGGCCATCCACCGCGCGCTCGATCACGGTGTCAACTGGATCGACACGGCACCGATATACGGCCTCGGTCACTCGGAAGAAGTGGTCGCGCAGGCGCTGAAAACATCGACCCATAAGCCGTACGTGTTCACCAAATGCGGCCGTCTCTGGGACGAACAAGGTCAAATCAGCAGCGTGATCAAGGCCGAGTCGATCCGGCGCGAGATCGAAGGCAGCCTGAAGCGGCTCGGCGTCGAATGCATCGACCTGTACCAGATGCACTGGCCGAACCCTGACCCGGATATTGAAGAAGGCTGGTCAACGCTGAGTGCGCTGAAGGCCGAAGGCAAAATCCGCTGGGCCGGCGTGTCGAATTTCAACGCCGCGCAGCTTGAGCGCGCCTCGCGCATCGCGCCGGTGATCTCGCTGCAACCGCCCTATTCGCTGATCCGGCGCGGGGTCGAAGACTCGATCCTGCCCTACTGCCTCGATCATCAGATCGGCGTGATCGTGTATTCGCCGATGCAGGCCGGCCTGCTCAGCGGCGCGATGAGCCACGAGCGCATCGAGAAGATGGACGCCAACGACTGGCGGCGTAAGAACCCTGAATTCCAGGAACCGCATTTCAGCCGCAACCTCGGTTACGCAGCACTGCTGACCAAGATCGGACTGCGTTACGGCGTCGCGGCGGGCGTGGTTGCCATTGCATGGACGCTGCACCACCCGGCGGTGACGGGGGCAATCGTCGGCTCGCGGAGCGCCGCGCAGGTGGACGGGATCGTCCCGGCCGCGCTCGACTTCCAGCTCAGCCCTGCGGACTATGCGGAAATCAACGCTTACGCGACAGCGCATCCATAA